The following coding sequences lie in one Azospirillum humicireducens genomic window:
- the ccmE gene encoding cytochrome c maturation protein CcmE — MTRKKRRLYMLGLALLGLGSATALALTAFQDNIVFFYSPTQLQTQQVGDRNFRLGGLVEEGSVKKTPDGLTTSFRVTDTAHTIDVRYRGQLPDLFREGQGVVAEGKLTGGVFVAREVLAKHDENYMPPEVSEALKQAGVYKNPAESATKTAKKE, encoded by the coding sequence ATGACCCGCAAGAAACGCCGCCTCTACATGCTGGGCCTCGCCCTCCTGGGGCTGGGCTCGGCGACCGCCCTGGCGCTGACCGCCTTCCAGGACAACATCGTCTTCTTCTACAGCCCGACCCAGCTGCAGACACAGCAGGTCGGCGACCGCAATTTCCGCCTGGGCGGGCTGGTCGAGGAAGGCAGCGTGAAGAAGACGCCGGACGGCCTCACCACCTCCTTCCGCGTCACCGACACCGCCCACACCATCGACGTCCGCTATCGCGGCCAGCTGCCCGACCTGTTCCGCGAGGGCCAGGGCGTGGTGGCGGAGGGCAAACTGACCGGCGGCGTCTTCGTCGCGCGCGAGGTGCTGGCCAAGCATGACGAGAACTACATGCCGCCCGAGGTGTCGGAAGCGCTGAAGCAGGCCGGCGTCTACAAGAACCCGGCGGAATCCGCGACGAAGACCGCGAAGAAGGAGTAG